One genomic segment of Diceros bicornis minor isolate mBicDic1 chromosome 13, mDicBic1.mat.cur, whole genome shotgun sequence includes these proteins:
- the TMEM39B gene encoding transmembrane protein 39B isoform X4 — MYIPFLQLNCDLRKTNLFSHMASMGPREAVSGLARSRDYLLTLRETWKQHTRQLYGPDAMPTHACCLSPSLIRSEVEFLKMDFNWRMKEVLVSSMLSAYYVAFVPVWFVKNTHYYDKRWSCELFLLVSISTSVILMQHLLPASYCDLLHKAAAHLGCWQKVDPALCSNVLQHPWTEECMWPQGVLVKHSKNVYKAVGHYNVAIPSDVSHFRFHFFFSKPLRILNILLLLEGAVIVYQLYSLMSSEKWHQTISLALILFSNYYAFFKLLRDRLVLGKAYSYSASPQRDLDHRFS, encoded by the exons ATGTACATTCCGTTCCTGCAGCTGAACTGTGACCTCCGCAAGACAAACCTTTTCAGCCACATGGCCTCCATGGGTCCCCGGGAGGCAGTCAGTGGCCTGGCACGGAGCCGGGACTACCTACTGACGCTACGGGAGACATGGAAACAGCACACGCGGCAGCTGTATGGCCCGGACGCCATGCCCACCCATGCCTGCTGCCTGTCGCCCAGCCTCATCCGCAGCGAGGTAGAGTTCCTCAAGATGGACTTCAACTGGCGCATGAAGGAAGTGCTGGTCAGCTCCATgctgagtgcttattatgtggcCTTTGTGCCTGTCTGGTTCGTGAAG AACACACATTACTATGACAAGCGCTGGTCCTGTGAGCTCTTCCTGCTGGTGTCCATCAGCACCTCAGTGATCCTCATGCAGCACCTGCTGCCTGCCAGCTACTGCGACCTGCTGCACAAGGCCGCTGCCCACCTGGGCTGCTGGCAGAAGGTGGACCCAGCGCTGTGCTCCAACGTGCTGCAGCACCC GTGGACTGAAGAATGCATGTGGCCACAGGGCGTGCTGGTGAAGCACAGCAAGAACGTCTACAAAGCAGTGGGCCACTACAACGTGGCCATCCCCTCTGATGTCTCCCACTTCCGGTTCCAC TTCTTTTTCAGCAAACCCTTGCGGATCCTCAACATCCTTCTGCTGCTGGAGGGTGCCGTCATTGTCTACCAGCTGTACTCCTTAATGTCCTCTGAAAAGTGGCACCAGACCATCTCACTGGCGCTCATCCTCTTCAGCAACTACTATGCCTTCTTCAAGCTGCTGCGGGACCGCCTGGTATTGGGCAAGGCCTACTCGTACTCGGCCAGCCCCCAGAGGGACCTGGACCACCGGTTCTCCTGA